The genomic window GACTTTACCAAAATAAGAGAAAATGGACTGGAGATTTTCTCTTAGAGGACAAAGTGACGATTTAGGGTGCATGAATGTACTCTGCCATTGATGTGATATTTATATTGCTATTtctgtgtgtcctgtttgttctctgcacccccccccccacccccaccaccatcTAAGTGCATAAACTAAGCATTAGTGTGCTCATTCTTAATACTTCTGGGAAAAAAGTCTATTTCATTCCATGGTCACATTATGCTGATGCACAAGGCTATGAATAGCCCGATGTATCTTACTCCAACAACAACTTCACTGCCCCTGAGGTGGAGTCTGGATGTTTAACCCATGTTTTAGTACCGCCCTCCATTGGTAAAAGGGGAGCAATACACCTCTGAATGGTTAAAatctttgtcacacacacacacacacagttgcttGCTTATCCTGATGTTTAGGGTTAAATGTCCTGTTTTGAGGATCATGCTGTGTCTGAAGTGGTCGAGTATGTTCCATAGAGATATACCGGtacatcagtgtgtttctgttgggATGTGCGTCACACAATTTGGAGACAGAATTAATTGCAAGGTTTATAACAATTTATTTCTTATAAAACTGCCtcaaattaaaataaagcaaagaaatatagaaatatatatatttcatagcAGTTATTTTTTCATCCCCCCCGCACACAGTTTTAACAAGGCAGTAGAGCGTAGCGTGTGTAGATGAAGTGCTCGcctaagctttttttttttttttgcatgggtCATTTTCATAAATCTTGTTTGCATATTTTCTAAAAGCAGCACATCAAAACTAAACGACAATACATTTCTTAAAGATATGTCTTCTGTCTATTGGCTTGATCCTTTCGAGAAGAGAACAGAAATACTAGTAAGCTGGCGCCTGGACACAAGTCTTAATGCTTTGCTAAAGTAATTACCTAAAGGTAGTCGAGCGGTGGAAATTTAGGGTTGGAGAAAGTATTGCATAATTGCTATCAGTCTTAAGAGGTTTGtcgtcgtttttttttttgccgcaTGCTTAGTAGTCGTCTCCCCGGCTCACCACCTCCTTGCAGGTGGGCCTGAGTAGGATGGTGTGCTCGTACTGGGCGGTGTAGCTGCCCTTGATGTCGCAGAGGGGTGGGTACGGGTCTATGATGCCAAGGTCGCACAGATTTTTCAACGCCATCAGGTACTTGCTCTCACCCAGACGGTCCAGCCAGCGACGGCAGAATGCTAAAGTGCCAAAGTTctcattgatcacattcagcagATGTTTAGCCCTTGGAAGCCTGCGGCACAGTGACAAGAGTGACAAGTGAGGCAAACACCACGCAAGTGGAGGTCAGATCTATAGATTTAAACACAGAATGCTCAATTATTAGCATGTGATGAGAGCAAAACAGTAACCTTAGTGGCACATGCCCCACGTTGAAGTTTTTCATGTAATGTGAGCACTCCATGTCATCGTGGACTGCACCTCTTCCTGTGCTGCCAAATGTCTCAATGGCATAAACGTCACCTTCCTGAGAGGCAACcgaaaaaagacacacagttaTTTAGCTGATGACATAAATTGTAAAATTGCCTTGAAGTATTTAATAGCATGAAAGGACTTATTGGAAggacaaaaacactgcaggggTGGGGACTGAGAGTACATTTAACAAAAAAGCTCGGTAGGTTGTCAGCGGCTGATATATTCCTGTGTAGTCTATTAACGACAGTAGTGTCCTTTTTCTGGAGCGGCACCTCGTGTGAGTTGATTGGCTGGGTTTCATTGgcctttttttgtgtctctaTCAGCGCATGTTTGTTGGAGTCCCTGTGGTGTTAGCTGATAACACTGCGACGCCCCCCTCGCTGCACCGATAATCAGTCAAAGTGCTAGCAGCCCCTGTGGCACGCCCAACTGCCACTCTCTGATCACAGAGAGGGTAATGGCCCCTGTTACACCAACACACTTCAGTTAAAAATACAATACACAAAGCTGCCACATCAGCATCACCCCCCATCCACCGCCATCCCCTCCTCACGCTCCAGGAACCATCAGGTAAAAAGCTTGACGCAGCAACTTGCCAATTAAAATGCTCCGTTCTGTCCAAATAATGTCATGTACTGCAGCTGTGCAGTATGTGATGCAGGAGTCTCAGGCAAAGCTGCGTTTTCTCCTTAGAAGAGGCTTGTTAATGAACTCTGGATGCCCACAATTCAAACGCTGGTAGGATGAAATGAGGGGCTAGTGTTTGAGCGCGTGTTGCTACTGGATGTGGCTGGTAATTCCATTAAAGGTGTAATTAAAGTGCTGACGAGGGTGACTAAGAAGCTGTTAGAGCAGTGAATTGGAACACTTCTCCACACCCCATCGTAACCCTAACCAGCCACATGTTCTTCCAATTACACTTAAGAATTAAAAGGGGGTTTATTTATACGCAAGGTCAAGCAGCTGAGAACGGTTTCATTTCAGACACTTAAGGAGAAAAACATAGTCACATCCTCAGAAGAAACAGCAGTGCACAAACCTCCATCCTTGTGGCTTCACCACCTTTTACAATAGGGACCGTCTTCCCTGAGTGTATCCTGTACTGTCCAATAGAATGCCCATTGAGATTCCTGATTGGCTTCACTGCAAAGAACAACAACAGGTTTTACATATGGGAAGCcgggatgaagaggaagatgaagaacaacctcattttttttaccttgataTGTTTTCCCGTCTATTTCTACCTCATAAGACTCCATCACCTCCTGGATGGTCTCACCGACATCACACAGACGCACGTCAATTCCGGCaaactgagacagagagaagcacaCATCAGGTAATAATAACACAACATGCAGGAGCTGTTATAACACATGTTATTTGTGCTTCATATCTAAAATAGAAAAATGCATATCTATTATTTATGTCATGCATCTGTTCTTAGTTCCTTTTCACACATTAATGTTCCTGAAATAGTGCGATGTTTATGTAATTTGTCTCATCAAGCACTGCTTCTGCTGATTCTCATGTTTTGCATTGTGTTATACCCTGATGCCTGTGTTTGTTGCATCCCTCACAGCCTCCAGCAGCCTGTCATACTTCGGATTGAAAGTGACGGTGAAGGCACAGTCTATAATTCGACCTGAAAGACAGAACAGCTTGGTCATGTCGCAGAAAATACTCGTGCGCGTTTTAATCTAGAAAAAGAGGAAGTTAATTAAGTTGTGAGAAGGGTTTATTCCAGGCAGTGAGAATTATATTATATTGCAATCATCATTTTACACATGCCGTGATAAATGCCAAATGTGAAATGGGACGGCTCAACTCCAAAAGCACTTAAAAAGTTATTAAGGCAGCTCTCACCGTTGATGTGCGTCCCAAAGTCAATTTTGCAGACGTCGTTGTAGCGCAGTACGGTCGGGTCTCCGGCGTTTGGGGTGTAGTGGGCAGCgcagtggttgatggagcagccGGTGGGAAAGGCCAGGCCGGCCTTTAGCCCATCTTCTTTGATGAGTCTCCTGGAGCAGTCTTCCAGCTTCTCGCTGCCAAATACAGAGAGTAGCATAAAAGGGACAATGGATGACgagaacaatgaggcagatgtCAGAGCAGATAAAGCatccagagagaggagagatacTTTCTGGCACTCCATGACAAAGACAGAATCAGTATGAACAGTATTTTTCTCACCAGATCTCAATCATGGTCATCCCTGGTTTGATCCAGCTGTTGACATAAGAGCGGACCTGCCGGTGTGCCTCGGCTGCCTGTCTGAAATCATTCCACATCTCCTCGTTGGCCCTGTCCAGTGCCCGCTTCTCCTCGCTGGTGGTCCGCCATGCTGCAGTGCGCCTGGAGGAAGGTGGACAGGGCACTCAGaatcttttctttccttctgaaCTGACTAAACATTTCACCTTATTAACTCTAAACAAAGATTGTTGTTTAATATAGTAAGACATATCACACAGGGTAGTGCCAGGGACAGCCTGGAGGTCACACACCCGTCTTTTGATGGTGGATATTCACACTCCTCTCCCTTTGGAAAGTCTCCATTGGGATAGAGCTCACAAATAGGGACTGAGGGAGGGTCATTCTGTCCCTTCACTGTGGCCCAGATAGAGAaaaggagaagcagagggaggcagcaggagagaggaaagaaaacaccAGTTATCCCCACTGTGTTCTGTGATGCCTTCACTGGACAATTTTAGACTTCACACAGAGCTTGAAGACTCTATGATTGTTATAACgagcatgattttttttaggatcataatttacattttacatttttcgTGCCCATGTTAAATATGGTGTCattaatttttttccccagccTGCATGACACCCAATTTTTGTCCTACACATCCTGGGTCAGCCCTGCATTGTGTAACTGTAATGACATGAATTCAGCAAGTCAAGCTGCTTTTGTGCTGTGCTTGCATTTATCTGATGGTTTAAAGTCACAGTTCTTTCAGGGTTATGCAGGGCTAAATCCACTTTCAATTCACATTCTGACTTCAAtttatgaaggaaaaaaaacacttgtagTCGACGGGGATACCATTTTCCTACCATAATAAGAGAAAAAAGGGGGCTTAcatcctttcttcttcttcttcttcttcttctttttcccaGATGGGTTCTCTCCTTCGTCCCCATCTGTTGAAAACATCATTAGTTTCAATACATTTTTTGTGAAGTGAAAAAATGTTGACAGGGACTTGGGCACAATTCCCAGGGTGCTACTGAAACTCAAATAACACACTGCAGATATGACCAGCTGAATTTAAGGGCACTTAAAGCACTTTTCTAAAGGGGCTTAAGAGTAAAGCACCATCCCTGCtgcaatgctgctgctgctgttgatgatgaggatgataaAGACAGTGGAGATACCTTCTTCTCCATCCTCAGCCCTCTCTTTGTCCTCCAGTGTTTGCTCCTCTAACTGTTTTGTCACATCACCAGCACCTCCAGCTTCTCCGTCCCCCTCAGCCTCATTTGTCCCTGCTGCAAAGTCACACACCATCGTGCAAGTATGTGCAGGTGAACATACACGAGTatgtggtgcacacacacaagcagacacacacacaaacacacaaagagtgcAAGAGAGTGAGCAAAGTATTTGTGTCTCAAGAAAGTGCATCTACTATGCCTTGAACTTGGCAGCCTCTGTGAATAATTTCTTTCTACACATTGGAAGTCAATATCTTCAAGGGCATATATGTACCTGCAGCAATATGACATTTAGCTCCTCAGACCCAGTGCTGTGTGACTTGTGGCGGCTCCAGTAACTCAGTGTTCTTGTTACATATTGCTGCAGCAGTTCAACGTGTTTTTGCATGAGTGTTGTTGCCATCTCATTGCACTAAAACTGTTGATACTTCTATTACATCATTTCGTGCAGATTGGAGGGAATTACAGGATAGAAGATATTTAATCAGAAGTAAATTTCAGTCCTGTCCCACGCACATTTTCAGCTGACAGCTGTCAATCCGTTCTGATGATGAATTTCATGATATAAAAACACTGTCCCGTTTCCAGATGTAGCGCCCGCTCAGAGTTGGGACAGCGGGACAGGAATACCCTCTGACAGGTTGAAAAAGTCTCCTGTCCCGCATATTTGATGCTCGTGCAGCACAGTGAGTGACAATAAAAGAGGGGCAGGCAAATTTTTTGCGCTATTTTCCTCAAGGATTCTCAAACCGCAAAGTGATGCCTCTTACCTGGTGCAGTGGTCTTATTCcgcttcttctttcttctctttctcttcactGATTCTGAGGTGTCTGCGTCTTCTCGCTCCTCGTTCAAGTCGTCCCCATTGAGAAGTTGAGGCTCCACTTCATGCTGTAGCTGTACCTCCGCCATGATCAGCGACTGAGAGATGAAGTGACGCATAAGCTGCTGGGAGCCTCCAGTGgtcaaagcagaaaagtgtGCTGGAGGCAGCTGAGCCATGTAATGAGCTATTAGACAATCTCTGTGCAACAACTTGACCCGAATAAAGGAAGACGATCCTCCTCTGCTCCAAGGAGCAAACACTCTCGTTTTTagtgtcacattttttttactgaaataGAAAATGACATTTCAGGACACACAGTGAAAGGACAATCTTAGTGTATTTTTGTGCTGCTGAATTGATGGTTATGTGACCACCGTGTCCTGATGTGTGGCCTTTTAAAAGCTGCACTGCGTGCTATAGACTCATCACTTTCTCTGGACCTTCCAGGGTCCTGAGTTTCGGGTTACCTGGCAGTGCGCACCTGACTGCAGCTCCTCAGTCAAGACTTGTGAGTCACTTCTTCTGTGTGTCCACATTGCCTCGACACCTCGACACCTTATCTGTTATTGtggaaatgttttgttgttcgTACCGTTCATGTTGGATGCCCGCGGAGTCGATCATTAATGGTGCGTAATGTAACGCGGGCGCAGAACTGCGTTACCAGGCAACAAGccgagtacacacacacacacacacacaggggttaGCACAGAGGCAACAGTGACAGGTGGATGTTTAGAAACACCTCTGCAGGTACTTTATGTCGCATATTGTGTTTTCCTGAGTTGACATTtctaatcatatttttttttacaggataTGATGATGGGGACAGATCCCAGAACTGACCCCTTGTATTTCTTTGACCAGGTAAGAGTCGGGATTTCGCTGATTGTACAATTTAAGAGTCAGCAATGCATTGAATGTTTGATCACCTCTCTGCAGCCAACAAGGCGAAACAGAGTTAAAGGCACACGGAGCAgcgttttacattttaatgtgggGAACCACGGAGGACCACATTTGGAAGAAAGGTAGCGTAATTGGCGTCCTGTTTTGGAGTGTTGTTCGTCACACACGTGCCTGCTActctttctcattttctcataGTCACCGAGAGGAGGATGACAAAGAAGCAAAACTGAGCGCTGAGCTGAATGTGTCAGCCGAAACGTGTGTTAAACCTGATACTGCTGCACTGGACGTAAAGGATCGCGATCCGATGGACGCATACAAGCGAGCAGCCCCACAGCTGTTAAACGAGCTGGCTCACTTACTATCACAGCATAAGTGGAGTGAGGAGGGGTGTCTTCCTCGCGGGATTGTAAACATTCTGAATTACTCCTGGCACGATCTGACTGCAGGGGCGTTGCACAAGAAAAGTGAGAAACTCACTGACGCGCGGCGGAAGTCCAAAGGTTCCCTGACGCACCGTCAGATGTCTGCCACATCAGCCAGAGAGGAGGCAAGACAGAGGGGCGCTGTGGGAAGTACCAGAAAACCACAAGTTACATCAAACCCACGTGtgagaagattaaaaaaaaaatacaacagaggTAAATGTAACCATACAGGCAAAAATGAAGGGTTAAACCACAGATTAGATGAACTGTATCAGCCACAGCATTGCAGTGCTGTAAAAGCACACAAGTAATTACttgagaggagcaaacatgatacaaacatgatacagtacagagcaaacatgacagcaagatgaaacagtgattatattgtaatggatatctatatatatcgtcagtccataagtagtaatagtaatttggtagcaaagatgagcagcaggggctagtgaagtcgatgagcacaggagagatcaggggccagactgcaggtcagtagtGCAgtgcagtagtagtagtagtaggtcaaagagagagaaacagtaaTGTGCAGAAGTGTCCCTGAAGCTGggtccaaaagtgagtcagtgccccctggacctggctcacattacagcagaaatgttacATCTGCTCTAAAGAACACTTTTGGTCTGTCTATTATTTCTCTAATAATAGACAGGTTGTTAAATAAAGTGAGATTATATGAGAAAAAAACTAATCTGGCTTTTCTCTACTATCAGAAAAGGTTCCATTTGGCCTTTATATCCAATCATAAacactcatatatatatatcacaacTGTAATATATACTCATATATTACAGTTGTGATCAGCAGCAATCATTTCTCGGCGAACATGCGAATGTTTGTCCCTTAAATGTGCAAATGCTGATGTTGTAAGTCAGAGTGGATGTATGTAAAAAAAGGCAATACCTGTGCAAGTACTGAGAATAAAAAGCCATTACATAATATGACCTTTAACAGCTTGGTTTGTAGCTTGTGGAAGTGAGAGGATTAGTTTACCAGGTCGAACAAAGTGAGGTACTGCTGCCTGTAAGGATATTGAGTTGCACTGTTAAGTTGGTTGTTAGTGATGTACAGGGAGGGTAACCGGGCTCACAGGTTATCATGGCTCAGTCACATGTTCTTGTTCCtgaaacagacagcagcacagcctccttctccctctcatcGGGCAGCTGTGAACATGCAGGTATgtcttgcagcagcagcagcagcattgtgtTAATGGTGCTCTCACTGCTGTGCCTCTGCCACCTCAGCTGGGTGTGATTTGTGTCCAGGTTGGATCGTTGAGCCGATGCATTCTGCCGCCTGCGATGAGCCACAGTGGATCGGTTTGTGTCAGTGCGTGGTGAAGCGACTCCAGGCAGCCAGAGATCCTGAGTGCGTAGTTAACCGCTgcttctgcattttttttttttacagctgtgtgtcagcTCGGGGGTTATTTTTCAGTTTCCTCTCTGAGTCAAATTCCTCCAGGGAGAGCAATCACTTTGGCTCAGATTGATTCTCTCAGCAACTGGTGTGACTGATGCAAAATCATCATGACTGTGAGAAAAATGAACCTTAATGACCTTAGGAATATAATGGTGTTTGTTGTCATGCAGAAAACAATCCACTGAGCAGGGCCAGAACAGACCCATCATACTTCACCATTATGGAGACACAAAGGCTAAACTGAAAGACAGCAGGAGAAAGGCACCACAGAGACTGCACTACATGACCAGTGACGGCTCCTCTGTCATATAGTATCCTTCTCTTATTGTGTTTATTCATTGTGTGAAGTATTTGAATTCCAGTTGACCCTTGACCTTTCAGCTACCCGTCTGGTTGCATAGCTGTGTGTCAGAGTCACTCAGGTCTGCCCTGTGGAGGCTTCTATACTAATGTGTTCAGTGATGGCCAGTGTCCTGTTATCTTGGCATCTGTCACTGCCTTCGGACACGGAGCGGTCACACACCCCGTCAGGTGAGTCCAGCGTGCTGACGTCCAGTCATTTCATCAGGCCATTGAGCCTTAAGTAGCCTATTTGATTTTTAGCTTATCACCACTGCAGGTTGTTGTCAATATTGTCAAAAAATATGTGTGTTAATATTATGTATTGATTAAGAAGAACGGATCTGATGCTTGATAAAATGTGATTATCTGTTCCCCCAGCTCTGT from Parambassis ranga chromosome 19, fParRan2.1, whole genome shotgun sequence includes these protein-coding regions:
- the LOC114451604 gene encoding methionine aminopeptidase 2-like isoform X2 gives rise to the protein MAQLPPAHFSALTTGGSQQLMRHFISQSLIMAEVQLQHEVEPQLLNGDDLNEEREDADTSESVKRKRRKKKRNKTTAPAGTNEAEGDGEAGGAGDVTKQLEEQTLEDKERAEDGEEDGDEGENPSGKKKKKKKKKKGLKGQNDPPSVPICELYPNGDFPKGEECEYPPSKDGRTAAWRTTSEEKRALDRANEEMWNDFRQAAEAHRQVRSYVNSWIKPGMTMIEICEKLEDCSRRLIKEDGLKAGLAFPTGCSINHCAAHYTPNAGDPTVLRYNDVCKIDFGTHINGRIIDCAFTVTFNPKYDRLLEAVRDATNTGIRFAGIDVRLCDVGETIQEVMESYEVEIDGKTYQVKPIRNLNGHSIGQYRIHSGKTVPIVKGGEATRMEEGDVYAIETFGSTGRGAVHDDMECSHYMKNFNVGHVPLRLPRAKHLLNVINENFGTLAFCRRWLDRLGESKYLMALKNLCDLGIIDPYPPLCDIKGSYTAQYEHTILLRPTCKEVVSRGDDY
- the LOC114451604 gene encoding methionine aminopeptidase 2-like isoform X1; translated protein: MAQLPPAHFSALTTGGSQQLMRHFISQSLIMAEVQLQHEVEPQLLNGDDLNEEREDADTSESVKRKRRKKKRNKTTAPAGTNEAEGDGEAGGAGDVTKQLEEQTLEDKERAEDGEEDGDEGENPSGKKKKKKKKKKGCKPPFFSYYVKGQNDPPSVPICELYPNGDFPKGEECEYPPSKDGRTAAWRTTSEEKRALDRANEEMWNDFRQAAEAHRQVRSYVNSWIKPGMTMIEICEKLEDCSRRLIKEDGLKAGLAFPTGCSINHCAAHYTPNAGDPTVLRYNDVCKIDFGTHINGRIIDCAFTVTFNPKYDRLLEAVRDATNTGIRFAGIDVRLCDVGETIQEVMESYEVEIDGKTYQVKPIRNLNGHSIGQYRIHSGKTVPIVKGGEATRMEEGDVYAIETFGSTGRGAVHDDMECSHYMKNFNVGHVPLRLPRAKHLLNVINENFGTLAFCRRWLDRLGESKYLMALKNLCDLGIIDPYPPLCDIKGSYTAQYEHTILLRPTCKEVVSRGDDY